One segment of Rubripirellula amarantea DNA contains the following:
- a CDS encoding GMC family oxidoreductase N-terminal domain-containing protein — protein MPQPNRRQAIKVATASIAGASAAGAGKKALADLSAIRSLPVITGRAVSYQSEHKKRAIADYVANMKPLGGSLSRHGRHLLDPRTHQSASRTDGRFDFDILIIGSGYGASICAARLSMAKHPTTRLAVIERGREWIPGTFGDTFRKTSAESRFQMLGPNKNSVDNPVGLINAMQNDEVNVLSGNGLGGSSLINASVAIRPEAACFDQTHWPTVLRDPATLDSYYNRAAWELGAEYEATDASPKATSQRLAAKNLACQGARCEPATLAITRGARGESVLNRQGLRQRACIDCGDCCAGCNVGAKNTLAMNYLPMAKRHGAEIYTHTEVERVEKLAEGGYRVHFKNYLPQKGLLGRDHGFKTVCGSVTSRVVIVGAGSIGSNEILLRSRGCGMELSERVGQRWTMNGDALGFVRKSKYLTNIAGYSAYDQQGCSGNPCPVGPTIQTNLTFPNRPRLADRVLIQDGSVSRAYANILGGLMRDMDFDQTLVMLGMGHDGSDGRIVLREDGLGSVKWPGIKDSPYRKLIRSEFKKVAEAHGGQYKYLKLFGDNFITVHPLGGCAMSDDPTQGVVDDCGRVFDAQVVESFQHRNGRVQWAAHVHAGLYVADGSVIPTSIGCNPLLTISALSERIADGIVSEPNLADLFR, from the coding sequence ATGCCGCAGCCTAACCGAAGACAAGCGATCAAGGTGGCCACTGCGTCAATCGCAGGTGCGTCGGCGGCAGGCGCTGGCAAAAAAGCGTTGGCTGACTTATCTGCCATTCGATCACTTCCGGTCATTACCGGCCGCGCGGTTTCTTACCAGAGCGAGCACAAAAAGCGGGCAATCGCCGACTACGTTGCCAATATGAAACCGCTCGGTGGTTCGTTGTCACGCCATGGTCGGCATCTGCTTGACCCTCGAACGCATCAGTCCGCAAGTCGAACAGACGGCCGTTTCGATTTTGATATTTTGATCATCGGATCCGGCTACGGTGCCTCGATCTGCGCGGCTCGGTTGTCGATGGCGAAACACCCTACCACACGCCTTGCTGTGATCGAGCGAGGTCGAGAGTGGATTCCGGGAACATTCGGCGATACGTTCCGCAAGACCAGCGCCGAATCTCGCTTTCAAATGCTGGGTCCCAACAAAAACTCCGTCGACAATCCGGTGGGTTTGATCAATGCGATGCAAAACGACGAAGTCAACGTGCTTTCGGGCAACGGCCTCGGCGGGTCTTCGTTGATCAACGCAAGCGTAGCGATCCGTCCCGAAGCTGCTTGCTTTGATCAAACTCATTGGCCAACCGTGCTTCGCGACCCCGCAACGCTTGACTCGTACTATAACCGTGCCGCTTGGGAATTAGGTGCTGAGTACGAAGCCACCGATGCTAGCCCCAAAGCGACCTCGCAACGACTAGCGGCTAAGAACTTGGCTTGCCAAGGGGCTCGCTGTGAACCGGCCACCCTTGCGATCACTCGCGGCGCGAGAGGCGAATCGGTACTGAACCGCCAAGGACTTCGACAACGCGCTTGCATCGATTGCGGCGACTGTTGTGCAGGCTGTAACGTCGGTGCGAAAAACACTCTTGCGATGAACTACTTGCCGATGGCGAAGCGTCACGGCGCCGAGATCTACACGCACACGGAAGTGGAGCGTGTCGAAAAACTTGCCGAAGGTGGGTACCGAGTTCATTTCAAGAACTACCTACCGCAAAAGGGCTTGCTCGGACGCGACCATGGATTCAAGACGGTTTGCGGATCGGTCACCAGTCGTGTTGTGATCGTCGGTGCAGGAAGCATCGGTAGCAACGAGATATTGCTTCGCAGCCGCGGATGCGGAATGGAACTTTCTGAACGAGTAGGTCAACGCTGGACGATGAACGGCGATGCGTTGGGGTTCGTTCGCAAGAGCAAGTACCTGACCAACATTGCTGGATATAGCGCGTACGATCAACAGGGGTGCAGCGGAAACCCTTGCCCCGTCGGCCCCACCATTCAAACCAACTTGACGTTCCCCAATCGCCCTCGGCTAGCCGATCGGGTGTTAATCCAAGATGGTAGTGTCAGCCGTGCTTATGCCAATATCCTTGGTGGGCTGATGCGCGACATGGACTTTGATCAAACGTTAGTCATGCTGGGAATGGGGCATGATGGATCCGATGGGCGAATCGTGCTGCGTGAAGACGGTCTTGGTTCCGTGAAATGGCCGGGGATCAAAGACAGCCCGTATCGAAAATTGATTCGCAGTGAGTTCAAGAAAGTCGCCGAAGCACACGGTGGTCAGTACAAGTACTTGAAGCTCTTTGGCGACAACTTCATCACCGTTCACCCACTCGGTGGTTGCGCGATGTCAGATGATCCCACGCAAGGGGTCGTGGATGATTGTGGACGCGTGTTCGATGCGCAAGTGGTTGAATCATTCCAGCACCGAAATGGAAGAGTCCAATGGGCCGCTCATGTCCACGCCGGGCTGTATGTTGCTGACGGCTCAGTCATTCCGACTTCCATCGGCTGCAATCCGCTGTTAACGATTTCCGCTCTTTCAGAACGCATTGCTGATGGAATTGTTAGCGAACCGAATCTCGCGGATCTCTTTCGCTAG
- a CDS encoding Flp family type IVb pilin, whose translation MLKKAFILPIQALLSEEDGTTSVEYAVMMALILLAVIGSVLTLSLATKESFDKSSDAIANAFSN comes from the coding sequence ATGTTAAAAAAAGCATTCATCCTGCCGATCCAAGCCCTTCTTTCCGAGGAAGATGGCACGACATCGGTTGAATATGCGGTGATGATGGCACTCATTTTGTTGGCGGTCATCGGCTCGGTCCTGACACTATCGCTCGCTACCAAAGAGAGCTTTGACAAATCATCGGACGCCATCGCAAACGCTTTCTCGAATTAG